One Candidatus Woesebacteria bacterium genomic window, GTCAAAAGGAAAAGGAAAAGGAAAAGTAGGAAATAACCTCAAGCCTCAAGTAATTTACGAAGATGGTTTTTTGTTGGTTTTAGATAAGCCCTCTGGTTGGATTACGAATTCTGCTTTCACAGTAGGCAAAAACCCTGTTGTTCAGGACTTTATTCTTAATAATTTTGATTTTGAGATAGCCAAAAATCGGGATTTAAGGTCTGGAATAGTACATCGTTTGGATAAAGATACTAGCGGTCTTCTCTTGGTAGCCAAAACAGAAAGAGCTTTTAGAGCTCTCCAGAGCCAATTTAAGAGGAGGATGGTAGAAAAAAGATACTTGGCTTTAGTTCATCAAAAATTAGAGCCTGAAGAAGGCGAGATAAAAGCTCCTGTGGGCCGTTTGCCTTGGAATCGGGAAAGATTTGGTGTTTTGCCGGGTGGAAGGGAAGCGTTTACAAAGTATAAAGTCTTGAAAAATTTTAAGCATCCTGAAAATGCTGATACTTTTTCCTTGGTGGAAGTAGCTCCAAAAACCGGCAGAACTCATCAGATAAGAATTCATTTTAAGTATATTGGACATCCTTTGGTCTCAGATGCTTTTTATGCTGGCCGGAAAACCTCGCGCCGAGATCTAGTGTGGTGCCCAAGACTTTTTTTACATGCTTTCTTTTTGTCGTTTAATCATCCACAGACGAGTAAAAGTTTAGAAATTAAGATTGACTTACCATCTGATCTTAAAAAAACTCTGGATTTTTTGATTGAGTTAGAATAATTAACTCAAAACTTAAAAGTCAAAAGTCAAAAATTAGATTACAGAATACAGATTAGAGATTAGAGAATAAAATTCCAAATTCTAAACCCTGAACCAGAATAAATTCGATTCAGGGCAGGCAAATTCCAAATTACAAATTCCAATATACAAACAATATACAAGTAATAAACAAATTACAAACAGATTGTGAACACTGAATTTAGTATTATGAATTATGTATTATGCAGAAAAATGCATTGTTCCCATAATACATAATACAAAATACAAAATACTAGCTTCCGGCCAGCTTCGACTAGCTCCGACTAAGTTCCGATAGCCGGCAACTGAAGTCTGACAGCTGATAGCTGATATCCGATGTCTGATATCCGATAGCCGATATCCGATAGCTGAAGTCTCTTGCCTTTTACCTATTATCATACTTGATACGTGATTGTTGATACTTGATACTTTTTAATAAATTATTAAAATACAACTTGTATGATCCAAGCAACAGATTTAAGAGCGGGAGTGACTTTTCTTTCTGATAATAAACCCTATCGAGTTATCAAATACAACTTGATCAAGATGGGACGGGGTGGGGCAACGGTTCGCGTGACAGCTAGGGATTTACTTAGTGGTACGGTTGAAGATAAAACTTTTAGCTCAAATGTCAAAGTTGAAGAAGTAACCACTTCAAAACGAAAGCTGAACTTTCTTTATTCGGATAAAAGCGTGGCTACTTTTATGGATCCTGAAAGTTTTGAACAGGTTGAAATTCCTGTTGAAGTTATTTCAGACGAGTTGCCTTATATTAAGGAAGGCGAATCAGTTGATATTTTGTTTTGGGGAGATAAACCACTTTCGATTGATATACCTCCTAAAGTTACTCTGAAGGTAGTTGAGACAGCTCCTGGTGTTAAGGGTAATTCTGCTACCAATGTGTTTAAACCAGCAAAACTTGAGAATGGTCTTGAAGTAAAAGTGCCTCTTTTTGTCAAGGAAGGAGACTTGATCAGAGTTGATACAAGAACTGGGGCGTATGTAGAAAGAGCCAATAAATAGGCTTATTTAAAAATCCACCATAGTGAGGTAATTATTGTAATAATTTGAGTTGCAAGGCCGGGTAGGGGAGAGGTGTCAACTTGTAGCGACTTCTGAAATTTTATCCATTTTTCTATGAATTTTGACTTAAGATCTAGGAAAAAATAAGGAGCTTCTATCAAGTCGGGTAAAATAGAGAAGAGGCAGGCGAGAATAATTACCACAAATTGCCCAAAATTTTGGGATTTGAGGAGCGCTATACCAAAGCCTGAAAATAGAGCCAAGGTAGAATCAGCGACTACAATGTAGGTGGATTTCTTGGTTACCTTGCCAAAGGTTTTCTTTTCTGTATTCAAGTGCGGATTCCAGTGCGGGACTTTCTCAAGCACAAGATGACTTAGGAAAGCAAGAGGGAGAGAAATAATGGGATTGGGTATCGTGGTTGCGATAGCTGCTCCTACCATAACATGCGGTGTTTCAAGCATAGGTAAAATAAATCTTAGCTTTTTTAAAAGGATAAATCAATGATAAAGAAAAGTCTTTATTTATTAGCACTTTATGTGGGCAAGGAGGGAGTCGAACCCTCACGATGCTTTCGCACCACAAGTTTTTGAGACTTGCCTGTCTACCATTCCAGCACTTGCCCGTATCTATATTTTAACATATAACAGTTAACAAATTAACAAATTAACTCAAAAATTAAAACTCAAAAGTCAAAAATATAATTCAAAACTCAAAACTCAAAAGTCAAAACTTTATGATTAGATTATAGATTTTGGATTATAGATTATCGAATAAAATTCCAAATTCCAAGTTCCAAATTACAAGAACTAAATTCTAGATTCTAATATCTAAACTCTAAACAAATTCTAAATCACAAAGAAAAAATCCAACTTTGAACTTTTAACTATTTATTAACGCTTTCTACTTACTACTTTCTACTTTCTACTTGTATTCCCTGCATAATACATAATACAAGATACTAAATACTATAAATACCAGCTTCCGGTCGGCTCTGACTAGCTCCGACTGAATTCCGATGTCCGATATCCGATGTCTGACGTCCGACATCCGACATCCGACGTCCGAGGTCTGATGTCCGACGTCCGATGGCCTGTCTCCTTATTCTTTACACTTATTCTATTTTTAACTACAATGAGGTGATGGGTAATTTGGGTCTTTTAAATATAATATTTATTTTTCTTTTGGCCTCTTTTTTGGGAGGACTGGCGGCAAGAATCTTAAAACTTCAACCTTTTGTGGGTTACATTATCATTGGTATTTTATTTGGCAGTTTCTTACCTAAAGATCTAATTGAAATTGATAAATTGGCTGAAATTGGGGCAATTTTGCTTCTTTTCTCTCTTGGGCTTGAACTTTCTTTGTCTAAATTACAAAGGATTCTAAAAGTAGCAGTTTGGGGAGGAATAATTCAGCTAGTTTTTTCATCAGTTCTTTTCTTTATAATTCTCTTGCTTTTTGGTTTTAGTCAAGTATTAAGTTTGATTTTAGCTATTGGCTTTTCGCTTTCTTCAACAGCCGTCGTGGTTAAGCTGTTGTCTGAGAAAGGTGATTTGGAAAGCGTTCATGGGGAACTAATGGTTGGTTGGCTTCTGGTTCAAGATTTGGCAGTTTTGCCCATAATGATTTTTTTGACTAGTCTCTCAACTAGAGGAGGAAATTGGTTTTTGTCTTTGGCCTTAATGTCGGCAAAGGGATTTTTAATTATCGGACTAGTTGTTCTTCTGGGGAGATTGATTTTGCCTTACCTTATTCATAAGGTTGCTTCCTTTAATTCGCGCGAGCTTCTTCTTTTGCTCTCTGTTATTTTTGCTTTGGGAACAGCTTTTTTGGTTAATCTCTTTGGTTTTTCTTTTGCTTTAGGAGCCTTTTTGGCAGGGGTTGTTATTTCTGATTCGCAAGAAAAGCATGCTGTTTTTGCCGAGACTCGTTCTCTTCGAGATTTATTTGTAGCTTTGTTTTTTGTGACTCTTGGTTTTTCTCTTATTCCCAGCGTATTTATAAAATCTTCCTTTTTGATTTTAATTCTGGTTTTACTTATTTTCTTGGTTAAGTTTTTGGTCTTTCTTCTTGTTAACTTTACTTTTGGCTATTATGGAAAAGCAGCCATTATTTCAAGTTTGGGATTGACTCAAGTGGGTGAGTTTTCTTTTATCATTTTCTCTCAAGCTAATCTTCTTGGTCTTATTTCTCCTGAAAATGCTTCTCTTGGGATCGCAGTTGCTCTTTCTTCTTTGATATTAAGCCCAATTGTGTTTAAGTATTCTTATACTTTATGGAAGAGATTGAAACTCGCGGCTGAAAATAGACCGTTTTTGTTGAAGTACATGCTTTCGCCTGAGAGGAACAAAAATCATAATCTGGGAGAGTTGTCAGGTCATATTGTAGTCTGCGGTTTTGGAAGAGTTGGAAAGTGGGTTTGTAAAGCACTTGAATCTTTGGGAATTGATTTTGTGATTGTTGATTATAACGAAAAGGCAATTAGAGAAGCAAAAGAGAAGGGTATTAAGGTTATCTATGGTGATGCTTCAGACCCTGAAATTATTAAGCAAGCGCAAGTTGCTTCTTCAAAATGCGTGGTAATTGCAATTCCTGATAAACTGGCTCAAGAGGAATTGATCACTCATATTCAAACTATTTCTCCTAACGTAAAAATTTTTGCCAGAGCCCATTTTGATGAAGATGCAGTGAGACTGAGATTCTTGAGGGTAGACAAAGTCGTCCAGCCGGAATTTGAGGCGGCAATTGGTATTGTAAGCTCGGTTCTTTCAGCCCTTGGGAAAA contains:
- a CDS encoding Sodium/hydrogen exchanger, with the protein product MACLLILYTYSIFNYNEVMGNLGLLNIIFIFLLASFLGGLAARILKLQPFVGYIIIGILFGSFLPKDLIEIDKLAEIGAILLLFSLGLELSLSKLQRILKVAVWGGIIQLVFSSVLFFIILLLFGFSQVLSLILAIGFSLSSTAVVVKLLSEKGDLESVHGELMVGWLLVQDLAVLPIMIFLTSLSTRGGNWFLSLALMSAKGFLIIGLVVLLGRLILPYLIHKVASFNSRELLLLLSVIFALGTAFLVNLFGFSFALGAFLAGVVISDSQEKHAVFAETRSLRDLFVALFFVTLGFSLIPSVFIKSSFLILILVLLIFLVKFLVFLLVNFTFGYYGKAAIISSLGLTQVGEFSFIIFSQANLLGLISPENASLGIAVALSSLILSPIVFKYSYTLWKRLKLAAENRPFLLKYMLSPERNKNHNLGELSGHIVVCGFGRVGKWVCKALESLGIDFVIVDYNEKAIREAKEKGIKVIYGDASDPEIIKQAQVASSKCVVIAIPDKLAQEELITHIQTISPNVKIFARAHFDEDAVRLRFLRVDKVVQPEFEAAIGIVSSVLSALGKSNPEIKSKIRNLRRSHTISEEPSF
- a CDS encoding Ribosomal large subunit pseudouridine synthase D, with product MSKGKGKGKVGNNLKPQVIYEDGFLLVLDKPSGWITNSAFTVGKNPVVQDFILNNFDFEIAKNRDLRSGIVHRLDKDTSGLLLVAKTERAFRALQSQFKRRMVEKRYLALVHQKLEPEEGEIKAPVGRLPWNRERFGVLPGGREAFTKYKVLKNFKHPENADTFSLVEVAPKTGRTHQIRIHFKYIGHPLVSDAFYAGRKTSRRDLVWCPRLFLHAFFLSFNHPQTSKSLEIKIDLPSDLKKTLDFLIELE
- a CDS encoding Translation elongation factor P, which translates into the protein MIQATDLRAGVTFLSDNKPYRVIKYNLIKMGRGGATVRVTARDLLSGTVEDKTFSSNVKVEEVTTSKRKLNFLYSDKSVATFMDPESFEQVEIPVEVISDELPYIKEGESVDILFWGDKPLSIDIPPKVTLKVVETAPGVKGNSATNVFKPAKLENGLEVKVPLFVKEGDLIRVDTRTGAYVERANK